From a region of the Mercurialis annua linkage group LG1-X, ddMerAnnu1.2, whole genome shotgun sequence genome:
- the LOC126664666 gene encoding light-harvesting complex-like protein OHP1, chloroplastic, protein MATMPSISSSLLPTKPLTFNPQNRQVSLYKNSAQRTRIIPTKPFVRAAKLPPGVELPKVQPKFEAPFLGFTKTAEVWNSRACMIGLIGTFIVELILNKGILQLIGVEIGKGLDLPL, encoded by the exons ATGGCGACTATGCCTTCCATTTCTTCATCTTTACTTCCTACCAAACCTCTAACATTTAACCCTCAAAACCGCCAAGTTTCGCTCTACAAGAATTCTGCTCAACGTACCAGAATAATCCCCACCAAGCCATTTGTTCGAGCTGCCAAGCTTCCTCCTGGG GTGGAACTGCCAAAAGTGCAGCCCAAATTTGAAGCACCATTTCTTGGATTTACAAAGACTGCTGAAGTATGGAATTCCAGGGCTTGTATGATTGGCCTCATCGGGACTTTCATTGTAGAGCTG ATATTGAACAAAGGGATACTGCAATTGATTGGAGTGGAAATAGGGAAAGGCCTTGATCTTCCTCTCTGA
- the LOC126664665 gene encoding uncharacterized protein LOC126664665, with amino-acid sequence MIQSLLKFSIPALKVSPLRLIHEGINGPYASPVALQMIDYALSLHKSQNSEESYGQAMLVLEQCLSSQSSEVQDIITQNSKGMVLLAMSNLLYQRENYDEAMEKLKRIEDLARSSLGVRVAAMEALVGLNVELGNDDASSVLADKCLELLEKDEHDTVEGVDIANARAKAVKGLVELVRGNLESAESIYQEFQGSESCVAPAALSYGEFLHATRNFSLAKDFYQKVINELAEKKEFTDMHTLAACNMAAEEVRLAAICALGQLETHTGKFSNAEETLTKALNIAEQLFGSRHPKVGIVLTCLALMFRHKAVQEHSSSLLIQEGLYRRAIDLLKAPPLDSEVNVMMGSPWRDVIALARGGYAEALCVQQSRKSEGEKMKRWADVAWRNSHYSLADALKLSESSNKLPVIDARIGRAM; translated from the exons ATGATCCAGTCCTTGCTCAAGTTTTCAATACCGGCATTGAAAGTTTCACCGCTGAGATTGATTCATGAGGGAATCAACGGTCCGTATGCAAGCCCAGTTGCTCTTCAGATGATTGATTATGCTCTGTCCTTACACAAGTCTCAGAATTCAG AGGAATCATATGGTCAAGCTATGCTGGTTTTAGAGCAATGCTTATCCTCTCAGTCAAGTGAAGTTCAAGATATTATCACCCAAAATTCCAAAGGAATGGTCCTACTCGCGATGTCGAACTTATTGTATCAAAG AGAAAATTATGATGAAGCTATGGAAAAGCTGAAGAGAATAGAGGATTTAGCGCGTTCGTCTTTGGGAGTTAGAG TTGCCGCCATGGAAGCTCTTGTTGGACTCAATGTAGAGTTGGGGAAT GATGATGCTTCATCAGTGCTCGCAGATAAATGCTTAGAACTCTTGGAAAAAGATGAACATGATACTGTTGAAGGTGTTGACATTGCTAATGCTCGTGCAAAAGCAGTTAAAGGGCTAGTTGAACTTGTTCGTGGAAACCTTGAATCAG CTGAGTCAATATACCAAGAATTCCAGGGAAGTGAAAGTTGTGTTG CACCTGCTGCTTTATCATATGGAGAATTCTTGCATGCCACACGGAACTTTTCACTGGCCAAGGACTTTTATCAAAAAGTTATCAATGAGTTAGCTGAAAAGAAAGAGTTCACTGATATGCATACCTTAGCAGCTTGTAATATGGCTGCAGAAGAAGTTCGGCTAGCTGCCATCTGTGCCTTGGGGCAGCTTGAGACGCATACAGG GAAATTTAGTAATGCCGAGGAAACATTGACAAAGGCACTTAATATAGCAGAGCAGCTTTTCG GTTCTCGGCATCCAAAAGTTGGTATAGTTTTGACCTGTCTGGCTCTCATGTTTCGACATAAAGCTGTACAAGAGCATTCAAGCTCTCTGTTAATACAAGAG GGACTTTATCGGAGAGCAATAGATTTGTTGAAAGCTCCACCACTGGACTCTGAAG TCAATGTAATGATGGGAAGTCCATGGAGAGATGTTATTGCCCTTGCAAGAG GTGGGTATGCTGAAGCACTTTGTGTTCAACAGAGCAGGAAGAGCGAAGGAGAAAAGATGAAAAGGTGGGCAGACGTGGCATGGAGGAACAGCCACTATTCATTGGCCGATGCGCTGAAACTATCAGAATCCTCCAACAAGTTGCCAGTTATAGATGCTCGAATTGGTAGAGCCATGTAG